A stretch of DNA from Brevinematia bacterium:
GGCTCTACCAACCCTAGCAGGAACTGTCGTCGTGGTGGGATTAGTTGGAATATTGGTATACTTTTCTATACAAAAAGCAGAAGAGGAAAGCTTGAAGAACAAGTTTGATACTGCGTACTTCTCATACATCTCTTCTTCAAGAAACAACGAAAACTTAGAACAAAGCTTCCAAAATTTCATCTCAACACTTCAAGAAATATCAGCAACTAAAAAAGATTACAACATAGTTGCAATAGCAAACATAATACTAGGTGATATCTACTACAACAGTGAAGGTAGAGCATATGATACAGCTCTATCCTACTATTCCAAAGCTACGAACTCTAGGTCAGAGTTTCTTAAAGTTGTTGCAATATTCAACGTTGGACAAACTTACGAAGCTATGGGAATGTTTGAAGAATCAATAAAAAACTACGAAATTATCTTCAAGAACCACTCAAAATCTTTCTTAGCTCCAGTTGCACTTATAAAGTGTGCAGAGGTATATTACTATCTAGGGAAGCCCGATAAGTCTAAAGAGATGTATTCTCTACTTACCAACAAATACCCAGATTCTCAAGCAAATATCATCGCTAACCTCATAGATTTAGTACTACAACAAGCGAAATAGTATGAAGGGAAATACAGTTAGCGGAAGGAAAAAGCAAGTTCTTCTCATAGGAGATAGCGGTGAGTTTGAGGACAAAAACAAAGTTGCTTATGAGATTGGTAGGTTTATAGCTAGAAATGGCTGGGTTTTGATAACGGGTGGTAGAGATGGTGTAATGGACTGGGCAAGCAGAGGAGCGTATGAAGAGGGAGGAACTGTTGTTGCTATAACCCCTTTTGATTCCCTTGAGAATGTAACACCTTTTGCTACTGTCGTTATCCCTACCGGCATGGGATTTGCAAGAAATTATATAAACGTTCTATCCGCAGACGTAGTTGTTGCCGTTGGTGGAGGAGCAGGAACATTATCCGAGATTGCCTATGCATGGCAATTCAATAAGCCGATAATTGCTTGTAGTTTTGTCAACGGTTGGAGCAAAGAGGTTGCAGGTAAGAGATTAGATTATAGAGAAAGAGACCCTGTAATCAACGCCTCCTCCCTAGAGGAGGTATTTGACTGGCTTAAGAAAATTCTCTAACCCAGGCCTAAAAACTGCTCTCAGAATCTCCTATCTCCTGATAGCAAGCTTAAAAAATTTTGTCCCATTTATCTGCACCTCTTCTACAACCCCTTCTCTCTCAAGATCAGAAAGTATTTGCTTAGCTTTAAAAAAATCAATTCCCTCAGCTATAACTACATCCAACACAGTAAGAGGCCTTCTTCTGAGTATCTCAACAATATCCTCTCTTAGACCTATGATGTCTTTTTTCAAAGGTTCTGGATTGACATAATGCCTGCTTAACACTTCCACATTAGCATAATAACTGGATATTATCATCTTCGCTTTACGCAACTCCTCTGAAGAAAGAGGAAGAGCATCAGGATACGCCCCAGGTCTGTCAACAGTACTAATTTGCACAATATCAGGCTTTATCAGACAACAGGTTTCCCCTATTTTCCTTAATTCCTCTTCAGAATCATTTATTCCTTTAACGAGAAGTACCTCAAGAAGAATCTTGTTTTTAAACTCTTCACGGAACCTCACAAGTCCTTCTATTATCTTCTCTATTCTTACTGAGTTGATAGGCCTGTTTACTTTCTCAAAAGTTTCTTGAGTCACTGCATCAAGAGAGGGACAAACAACATCAGCTAACAGTAATCCATTCCTCACACCCTCATCATAAATATTACCAGAATGGGTTAGAACCGCTACCGGATATCTGAACCTATCCTTTACCTCAGAAATAATTTCTCCTAACCTAGAGTTAAGAGTTGTTTCACCTTCTCCCGTAATAGTAATGTGATCAATCTTACCATCATAACAACTAAAGAAAGCTTCTAATTCCTTTATAACATCATCTTTCCTAACATATTCTCTCCTCATAGCAGTTTGCCTTTTAGTTCTCCCTACTTCACAAAACACACAATCATAAATGCAAATTTTGTGCGGTATAATGTCAACTCCTAATGACATTCCTAACCTTCTTGAAGGAATCG
This window harbors:
- a CDS encoding TIGR00725 family protein: MKGNTVSGRKKQVLLIGDSGEFEDKNKVAYEIGRFIARNGWVLITGGRDGVMDWASRGAYEEGGTVVAITPFDSLENVTPFATVVIPTGMGFARNYINVLSADVVVAVGGGAGTLSEIAYAWQFNKPIIACSFVNGWSKEVAGKRLDYRERDPVINASSLEEVFDWLKKIL
- a CDS encoding tetratricopeptide repeat protein, which encodes ALPTLAGTVVVVGLVGILVYFSIQKAEEESLKNKFDTAYFSYISSSRNNENLEQSFQNFISTLQEISATKKDYNIVAIANIILGDIYYNSEGRAYDTALSYYSKATNSRSEFLKVVAIFNVGQTYEAMGMFEESIKNYEIIFKNHSKSFLAPVALIKCAEVYYYLGKPDKSKEMYSLLTNKYPDSQANIIANLIDLVLQQAK
- a CDS encoding radical SAM protein, producing MRGRFSYIFGPIPSRRLGMSLGVDIIPHKICIYDCVFCEVGRTKRQTAMRREYVRKDDVIKELEAFFSCYDGKIDHITITGEGETTLNSRLGEIISEVKDRFRYPVAVLTHSGNIYDEGVRNGLLLADVVCPSLDAVTQETFEKVNRPINSVRIEKIIEGLVRFREEFKNKILLEVLLVKGINDSEEELRKIGETCCLIKPDIVQISTVDRPGAYPDALPLSSEELRKAKMIISSYYANVEVLSRHYVNPEPLKKDIIGLREDIVEILRRRPLTVLDVVIAEGIDFFKAKQILSDLEREGVVEEVQINGTKFFKLAIRR